A section of the Pseudomonas fluorescens genome encodes:
- a CDS encoding cupin domain-containing protein: MNIQDIVDFSQANTAAERYRPAAEKILKGDPEQTVYNHYNSPCGQMNAGVWEGEVGQWTVNYSEHEYCEIVQGVSVLRDTEGNAKTLRAGDRFVIPAGFRGTWEVLEPCRKIYVIFEEKA, translated from the coding sequence ATGAACATTCAGGATATCGTCGATTTCAGCCAGGCGAACACCGCCGCCGAGCGCTACCGCCCCGCCGCAGAAAAAATCCTCAAGGGCGACCCTGAGCAAACGGTCTACAACCATTACAACAGCCCGTGCGGCCAGATGAACGCCGGGGTCTGGGAAGGTGAAGTCGGGCAATGGACGGTGAACTACAGCGAACACGAATATTGCGAGATCGTGCAGGGGGTTTCGGTGCTGCGTGATACCGAGGGCAATGCCAAGACCTTGCGCGCCGGTGACCGTTTCGTCATCCCGGCCGGCTTTCGTGGCACCTGGGAAGTGCTGGAACCGTGCCGCAAGATTTACGTGATATTCGAAGAAAAGGCCTGA
- the rpmG gene encoding 50S ribosomal protein L33, translating to MRELIRMISSAGTGHFYTTDKNKRTTPDKLEKKMFDPRVRKHVIYKEGKIK from the coding sequence ATGCGTGAATTGATTCGAATGATCTCTAGCGCCGGTACTGGTCACTTCTACACTACCGACAAGAACAAGCGTACTACCCCGGACAAGCTCGAAAAGAAAATGTTCGACCCGCGCGTTCGCAAGCACGTGATCTACAAAGAAGGCAAAATCAAGTAA
- the rpmB gene encoding 50S ribosomal protein L28 — MSRVCQVTGKGPVTGNNISHANNKTRRRFLPNLQHHRFWVEEEKRFVRLRVSAKGMRIIDKRGITVVLAELRRDGKI, encoded by the coding sequence ATGTCGAGAGTCTGTCAAGTTACCGGTAAGGGTCCGGTGACTGGGAATAACATTTCCCACGCAAACAACAAAACCCGTCGTCGTTTCCTGCCAAACCTGCAGCATCACCGCTTCTGGGTTGAAGAAGAGAAACGTTTTGTCCGTCTGCGCGTATCTGCCAAAGGCATGCGTATCATCGACAAGCGTGGCATCACTGTCGTGCTCGCTGAACTGCGCCGCGACGGCAAAATCTAA
- a CDS encoding ABC transporter substrate-binding protein has product MRLAALPLLLAPLFLAPLAQAASTLSVCTEASPEGFDVVQYNSLTTTNASADVLMNRLVDFDAASGQLVPSLADSWEVSPDGLTYTFKLHPDVKFHRTAYFSPSRSLTAEDVRLSFERMLDPANPWHQIAQSGFPHAQSLQLPALIKKIDALDPLTVRFTLDHADSTFLATLSMGFASIYSAEYADKLLKAGTPEKLNSQPIGTGPFVFGRFQKDAAIRYKANPDYFAGKPAVDNLIFAITPDANVRLQKLRRDECQIAFSPKPLDIGEAQKDAALKVEKTAAFMTAFVAINSQHPPLDKPQVRQAINLAFDKASYLKAVFEGTAEAANGPYPPNTWSFAKELPGYPQDIAKAKELLARAGLGDGFKTTIWTRPSGSLLNPNPSLGAQLLQADLAKVGIQAEIRVIEWGELIRRSKAGEHDLLFMGWAGDNGDPDNFLTPQFSCAAVKSGTNFARYCDPTLDKLISAGKTTSEQGVRSKLYQQAQAQIQQQALWLPLAHPTAFALTRKNVEGYQVSPFGRQDFSKVSVTP; this is encoded by the coding sequence ATGCGCCTCGCTGCCCTGCCACTCCTGCTCGCCCCACTCTTCCTCGCCCCCCTGGCCCAGGCTGCTTCCACGTTGAGCGTTTGCACCGAGGCCAGCCCCGAAGGGTTCGATGTGGTGCAGTACAACTCGCTGACCACCACCAACGCTTCGGCGGATGTACTGATGAATCGCCTGGTGGACTTCGACGCCGCGAGCGGCCAACTGGTACCGAGCCTGGCCGATAGCTGGGAAGTCTCGCCGGACGGCCTGACCTACACCTTTAAACTGCACCCGGACGTCAAATTCCACCGCACCGCGTATTTCAGCCCAAGCCGCAGCCTCACCGCCGAAGACGTGCGTTTGAGCTTCGAGCGCATGCTCGACCCGGCCAACCCCTGGCACCAGATCGCCCAGAGCGGCTTCCCCCATGCCCAGTCGCTGCAATTGCCAGCGCTGATCAAGAAGATCGACGCCCTCGACCCGCTGACCGTGCGCTTTACCCTGGATCACGCCGACTCCACATTCCTCGCCACGCTGAGCATGGGTTTTGCCTCGATCTACTCCGCCGAGTACGCCGACAAACTGCTCAAGGCGGGCACCCCGGAAAAGCTCAATAGCCAACCCATCGGCACCGGGCCCTTCGTTTTCGGGCGTTTCCAGAAAGATGCGGCCATTCGCTACAAGGCCAACCCGGATTACTTCGCCGGCAAGCCTGCTGTGGATAACTTGATCTTTGCCATCACCCCTGACGCCAATGTGCGCCTGCAGAAACTGCGCCGGGATGAATGCCAGATCGCCTTTTCACCCAAGCCCCTGGATATCGGCGAGGCGCAAAAGGATGCAGCGCTCAAGGTGGAAAAAACCGCCGCCTTCATGACTGCCTTTGTCGCCATCAACAGCCAGCACCCGCCGCTGGACAAGCCGCAAGTGCGCCAGGCAATCAACCTGGCGTTCGACAAGGCCAGCTACCTCAAGGCCGTGTTTGAAGGCACCGCCGAAGCCGCCAACGGCCCTTACCCGCCCAATACCTGGAGCTTTGCCAAGGAGCTGCCGGGTTATCCACAGGACATCGCCAAGGCCAAGGAACTGCTGGCCCGCGCCGGTCTGGGTGACGGCTTCAAGACCACGATCTGGACCCGTCCATCGGGCAGCCTGCTCAACCCCAACCCGAGCCTGGGCGCCCAGCTGCTGCAGGCGGACCTGGCCAAGGTCGGCATCCAGGCAGAGATCCGCGTGATCGAATGGGGTGAGTTGATCCGCCGCTCCAAGGCCGGCGAGCACGACCTGCTGTTCATGGGCTGGGCCGGCGACAACGGCGACCCGGATAACTTCCTGACCCCGCAGTTTTCCTGCGCGGCAGTCAAATCCGGTACCAACTTTGCCCGTTACTGCGACCCGACGCTGGACAAGCTGATCAGTGCCGGCAAGACCACCAGCGAGCAAGGCGTACGCAGCAAGCTGTACCAACAGGCGCAGGCGCAGATCCAGCAGCAGGCGCTGTGGCTGCCTCTGGCCCACCCGACGGCCTTTGCCCTGACGCGCAAGAATGTCGAGGGGTATCAGGTCAGCCCGTTTGGGCGCCAGGACTTCTCCAAAGTCAGCGTCACACCCTGA
- the radC gene encoding RadC family protein: protein MSIRNWPAAERPREKLLELGAASLSDAELLAIFLRTGVSGKSAVDLARHLLGQFGSLRALLEARQAVFIQHLGLGPAKFAQLQAVLEMGRRHLAEHVRNESVLESPVAVRDYLKALLRHQPHEIFGCLFLDSKHRVLGFEALFQGTIDNATVYPRQVVKRALDYNAAALILCHNHPSGNAEPSIADRKLTKVLQKALDLVDVRVLDHIIVGDGDPLSMAEYGWM from the coding sequence ATGAGTATTCGCAATTGGCCTGCGGCGGAGCGCCCGCGGGAGAAGCTTTTGGAGTTGGGGGCGGCGAGTCTCTCGGATGCCGAGTTGCTGGCGATTTTCCTGCGTACCGGCGTCTCGGGTAAAAGCGCGGTGGATCTGGCGCGCCATCTACTGGGGCAATTTGGCAGCCTGCGCGCGTTGCTGGAGGCCCGACAGGCCGTGTTCATCCAGCATCTGGGCCTGGGGCCGGCCAAGTTCGCCCAGTTGCAGGCGGTGCTGGAAATGGGGCGGCGCCATTTGGCCGAGCATGTGCGTAATGAGTCGGTACTGGAAAGCCCGGTCGCCGTGCGTGATTACCTCAAGGCACTGTTGCGCCATCAGCCCCATGAGATATTTGGCTGCCTGTTTCTCGACTCAAAGCACCGGGTGCTGGGCTTCGAGGCGCTGTTCCAGGGCACCATCGACAACGCCACGGTCTACCCGCGACAAGTGGTCAAGCGCGCCTTGGACTACAACGCGGCGGCGCTGATCCTGTGCCACAACCATCCCTCCGGGAATGCCGAGCCGAGCATCGCTGATCGAAAGTTGACCAAGGTGCTGCAAAAAGCCCTGGATCTGGTGGATGTGCGGGTTTTAGATCACATCATTGTCGGCGACGGCGATCCGTTGTCGATGGCCGAATATGGTTGGATGTAA
- the coaBC gene encoding bifunctional phosphopantothenoylcysteine decarboxylase/phosphopantothenate--cysteine ligase CoaBC, whose translation MQRLYRKRIVLGVGGGIAAYKSAELVRRLLDQGAEVRVVMTRGGSEFITPLTMQALSGHPVHLDLLDPAAEAAMGHIELAKWADLVLIAPATADLIARLAQGIADDLLTTLVLATDATVAIAPAMNQAMWRDPATQANTQLLQSRGLKVFGPASGSQACGDVGLGRMLEATDLALCAAECFQHLALTGKHVLITAGPTQENIDPVRYITNHSSGKMGFALAEAAVEAGARVTLITGPVHLPTPDRVTRIDVVSARDMLAACEAAIPCDVFIASAAVADYRPEVVAPQKLKKDPTSGDGLLLQMVRNPDILATIATRADRPFSVGFAAETENLLDYAARKLKDKNLDLIVANDVANPSIGFNSEENACSVIDRKLHATLFAQTSKGKIARQLISFIAQRLNQV comes from the coding sequence ATGCAGCGTCTGTATCGGAAACGCATCGTTCTCGGCGTCGGCGGCGGCATTGCCGCCTACAAGAGCGCAGAGCTGGTTCGCAGGCTCCTGGACCAGGGCGCAGAAGTGCGTGTGGTCATGACCCGTGGCGGCAGTGAGTTCATTACCCCACTGACCATGCAGGCATTGTCCGGCCACCCTGTTCACCTGGACCTGCTGGACCCGGCGGCCGAAGCTGCCATGGGCCATATCGAACTGGCCAAATGGGCCGACCTGGTGCTGATCGCACCCGCCACTGCCGACCTCATCGCACGCCTCGCCCAAGGTATTGCCGACGACCTGCTGACCACGCTGGTACTGGCCACCGACGCCACCGTCGCCATCGCCCCGGCGATGAACCAGGCCATGTGGCGCGACCCGGCCACCCAGGCCAACACCCAACTGCTGCAAAGCCGTGGCCTCAAGGTCTTCGGCCCGGCCTCCGGCAGCCAGGCCTGCGGCGACGTCGGCCTGGGCCGCATGCTCGAAGCCACCGACCTGGCACTGTGCGCCGCCGAGTGTTTCCAGCACCTGGCCCTGACCGGCAAGCACGTGCTGATTACCGCCGGCCCGACCCAGGAAAACATCGACCCGGTGCGCTACATCACCAACCATAGTTCAGGAAAAATGGGCTTTGCCCTGGCTGAAGCTGCAGTTGAAGCAGGCGCACGCGTGACCCTGATCACCGGCCCGGTGCATCTGCCGACCCCGGACCGGGTCACCCGCATCGACGTAGTCAGCGCCCGCGACATGCTCGCGGCCTGTGAGGCAGCGATTCCCTGCGATGTGTTTATCGCTTCGGCAGCGGTCGCAGACTACCGCCCGGAAGTGGTTGCGCCGCAAAAGCTCAAGAAAGACCCTACAAGCGGTGACGGCCTGCTCCTGCAGATGGTGCGCAACCCGGATATTTTGGCCACCATCGCCACCCGCGCGGATCGTCCGTTCAGCGTCGGTTTCGCCGCCGAGACCGAAAATCTGCTGGACTACGCCGCACGCAAACTGAAAGACAAAAACCTCGACCTGATCGTTGCCAATGATGTCGCCAACCCGAGCATCGGCTTCAACAGTGAGGAAAACGCCTGCAGCGTGATCGACCGCAAGCTGCACGCCACCCTTTTCGCCCAGACCAGCAAGGGCAAGATTGCCCGCCAGCTGATCTCCTTTATCGCCCAACGGCTGAACCAGGTTTAA
- the dut gene encoding dUTP diphosphatase gives MHALQAKILDPRIGSEFPLPAYATPGSAGLDLRAMLKQDTVLEPGQTLLIPTGLSIYVGDPGLAALILPRSGLGHKHGIVLGNLVGLIDSDYQGELMVSCWNRGQTAFNIAVGERIAQLVLVPVVQAHFELVTEFDETQRGAGGFGHSGSH, from the coding sequence ATGCACGCTTTGCAAGCCAAGATCCTCGACCCCCGCATCGGCAGCGAATTCCCACTGCCGGCCTACGCCACACCAGGCTCCGCCGGCCTGGACCTGCGTGCCATGCTCAAGCAGGACACCGTCCTTGAGCCGGGCCAGACCCTGCTGATCCCCACCGGCCTGTCGATCTACGTCGGCGATCCTGGCCTGGCGGCGCTGATCCTGCCGCGCTCCGGCCTGGGCCACAAACACGGGATCGTCCTGGGCAACCTGGTAGGCCTGATCGACTCCGACTACCAGGGCGAACTGATGGTCTCGTGCTGGAACCGTGGCCAGACCGCCTTCAACATCGCCGTCGGCGAGCGTATCGCCCAACTGGTGCTGGTACCGGTGGTACAGGCGCATTTCGAGCTGGTGACCGAGTTCGACGAAACCCAGCGTGGCGCGGGCGGTTTCGGGCATTCCGGCAGCCACTGA
- the argB gene encoding acetylglutamate kinase, whose product MTLEREAAANTAKVLSEALPYIRRYVGKTLVIKYGGNAMESDELKTGFARDIVLMKAVGINPVVVHGGGPQIGDLLKRLSIESHFIDGMRVTDAQTMDVVEMVLGGQVNKDIVNLINRHGGSAIGLTGKDAELIRAKKLTVTRKTPEMTQPEIIDIGQVGEVIGINTDLLNLLVKGDFIPVIAPIGVGANGESYNINADLVAGKVAEALKAEKLMLLTNIAGLMDKEGKVLTGLTTQQVDDLIADGTIYGGMLPKIRCALEAVQGGVGSSLIIDGRVPNAVLLEIFTDTGMGTLISNRKRP is encoded by the coding sequence ATGACCCTCGAACGCGAAGCCGCCGCCAACACCGCCAAGGTCCTTTCCGAAGCGTTGCCTTACATTCGACGCTACGTCGGCAAGACGCTGGTGATCAAGTACGGCGGCAATGCCATGGAAAGCGACGAGCTGAAAACCGGCTTTGCCCGCGACATCGTGCTGATGAAAGCCGTCGGGATCAACCCGGTGGTGGTCCACGGCGGCGGCCCGCAAATCGGTGACCTGCTCAAGCGCTTGTCCATCGAGAGTCATTTCATCGACGGCATGCGCGTCACCGATGCGCAGACCATGGACGTGGTAGAGATGGTCCTTGGCGGTCAGGTGAACAAAGACATCGTCAACCTGATCAACCGCCACGGCGGCAGCGCCATTGGCCTGACCGGCAAGGACGCCGAGCTGATCCGCGCGAAGAAACTCACCGTGACCCGCAAGACCCCGGAGATGACCCAGCCGGAAATCATCGACATCGGCCAGGTAGGCGAAGTCATCGGCATCAACACCGACTTGCTGAACCTGCTGGTCAAGGGCGACTTCATTCCGGTGATCGCGCCGATCGGCGTGGGTGCCAATGGCGAGTCCTACAACATCAACGCCGACCTGGTGGCCGGCAAGGTCGCCGAGGCCCTGAAGGCCGAGAAGCTGATGCTGCTGACCAACATCGCCGGCCTGATGGACAAGGAAGGCAAGGTCCTGACCGGCCTGACCACCCAACAGGTCGACGATCTGATCGCCGATGGCACCATCTACGGCGGCATGCTGCCGAAGATCCGCTGCGCGCTGGAAGCCGTGCAAGGTGGCGTAGGCAGCTCGTTGATCATCGATGGCCGGGTGCCCAATGCGGTGTTGCTGGAGATCTTCACCGATACAGGCATGGGCACGCTGATCAGCAATCGCAAGCGTCCTTAA
- the pyrE gene encoding orotate phosphoribosyltransferase, giving the protein MQAYQRDFIRFAIDRGVLRFGEFTLKSGRTSPYFFNAGLFNSGSALAQLGRFYAAAIVESGISFDVLFGPAYKGIPLAAATAVALAEHHGRDLPWCFNRKEAKAHGEGGSLVGAPLAGEVLIIDDVITAGTAIREVMQIIASQEGAKAAGVLIALNRQERGNGELSAIQEVERDFGIPVVSIVSLNQVLQFLEDDPQLKQHLPAVRAYREQFGV; this is encoded by the coding sequence ATGCAGGCGTATCAACGCGATTTCATTCGTTTTGCCATCGATCGCGGGGTTTTGCGCTTCGGTGAGTTCACCCTCAAGTCCGGGCGCACCAGCCCATACTTCTTCAATGCCGGCCTGTTCAATTCGGGTTCTGCCCTGGCGCAGCTGGGTCGTTTCTACGCCGCCGCCATCGTTGAAAGCGGTATTTCCTTCGACGTGCTGTTTGGCCCGGCCTACAAAGGCATTCCATTGGCTGCCGCGACCGCCGTGGCCCTGGCTGAACATCACGGCCGGGATCTGCCATGGTGCTTCAACCGCAAGGAAGCCAAGGCCCACGGCGAGGGTGGTAGCCTGGTCGGCGCGCCGCTGGCTGGTGAAGTGCTGATCATTGACGACGTGATCACCGCCGGTACCGCGATTCGCGAAGTGATGCAGATCATTGCGTCCCAGGAGGGCGCCAAGGCCGCGGGCGTGCTGATTGCGCTGAACCGCCAGGAACGCGGCAACGGTGAGTTGTCGGCGATCCAGGAAGTGGAGCGTGATTTCGGGATTCCCGTGGTCAGTATCGTGTCGCTGAACCAGGTATTGCAGTTCCTCGAAGACGACCCGCAGCTCAAGCAGCACCTGCCGGCTGTTCGCGCATACCGCGAACAATTTGGCGTCTGA
- a CDS encoding exodeoxyribonuclease III — protein MRIISVNVNGIQAAVERGLLSWLQAQNADVICLQDTRASAFELDDPAFQLDGYFLYACDAEVPAQGGVALYSRLQPKAVISGLGFETADRYGRYLQADFDKVSIATLLLPSGMNGDEDLNQKFKLMDDFARYLDKQRRKRREYIYCGSLYVAQQKLDIKNWRDSQQSPGFLAPERAWMDEIVGNMGYVDALREVSREGDQYSWWPDNEQAEMLNLGWRFDYQLLTPGLRRFVRSARLPRQPRFSQHAPLIVDYDWTLTI, from the coding sequence ATGCGGATCATCAGTGTGAACGTTAATGGTATTCAGGCTGCAGTCGAGCGTGGTTTGCTCAGTTGGCTGCAAGCCCAGAATGCCGACGTCATCTGCCTGCAGGACACCCGCGCCTCCGCCTTTGAACTGGACGACCCAGCCTTCCAACTGGATGGCTACTTCCTTTATGCCTGTGATGCCGAAGTCCCTGCCCAAGGTGGCGTGGCTCTGTATTCACGGTTGCAACCCAAGGCGGTCATCAGCGGCCTCGGCTTCGAGACAGCCGATCGCTACGGGCGCTACCTGCAAGCCGATTTCGACAAAGTCAGTATTGCCACCTTGCTCCTCCCTTCAGGGATGAACGGTGATGAAGACTTGAACCAGAAGTTCAAGCTAATGGACGATTTCGCCCGTTATCTGGATAAACAGCGACGCAAACGCCGCGAGTACATTTATTGTGGCTCGCTGTATGTGGCGCAACAGAAGCTGGATATCAAGAACTGGCGCGACAGCCAGCAATCCCCGGGCTTCCTGGCGCCGGAACGGGCCTGGATGGACGAGATTGTCGGCAACATGGGTTATGTAGATGCCTTGCGTGAAGTCAGCCGCGAAGGCGACCAGTACAGCTGGTGGCCGGACAACGAACAGGCCGAGATGCTTAACCTGGGCTGGCGTTTTGACTACCAGTTGCTGACCCCCGGCCTGCGCCGGTTTGTCCGCAGCGCACGCCTGCCGCGTCAACCGCGCTTCTCGCAACACGCGCCGTTGATCGTGGACTACGACTGGACCTTGACCATCTGA
- a CDS encoding DUF4870 domain-containing protein, with translation MSDNQLPVSAQNKEVRQWAMLCHFAAFLGLVFPFGSVLGPLILWQVKKDMDPLIDDQGKEALNFQLTVVIAWLVCFVLGFVVIGFLLMVVLVIAALVLTIIGGVKANKGIAYRYPCTWRLIK, from the coding sequence ATGAGTGACAACCAGCTTCCCGTGTCAGCCCAGAACAAGGAAGTGCGCCAGTGGGCCATGCTCTGTCACTTCGCGGCGTTCCTGGGCTTGGTGTTCCCCTTTGGCAGCGTGCTGGGGCCGTTGATCCTGTGGCAGGTGAAGAAGGACATGGACCCGCTGATCGATGATCAGGGCAAGGAGGCCCTGAACTTCCAGTTGACCGTGGTCATCGCCTGGCTGGTCTGCTTTGTCCTGGGGTTCGTGGTGATTGGCTTCCTGTTGATGGTGGTGTTGGTGATCGCCGCGCTGGTGTTGACCATCATTGGTGGGGTCAAGGCCAACAAAGGCATTGCCTACCGCTACCCTTGTACATGGCGATTGATCAAATAA
- the rph gene encoding ribonuclease PH yields the protein MKRPSGRVADQLRSIRITRNYTKHAEGSVLVEFGDTKVICTVSVENGVPRFLKGQGQGWLTAEYGMLPRATGERNQREASRGKQGGRTLEIQRLIGRSLRAALDMSKLGDVTLYVDCDVIQADGGTRTASITGAMVALVDALKVIKKRGGLKGGDPLKQMIAAVSVGMYQGEPVLDLDYLEDSAAETDLNVVMTSTGGFIEVQGTAEGAPFQPAELNAMLALAQKGMSEIFELQNATLAD from the coding sequence ATGAAACGTCCAAGTGGTCGCGTTGCCGATCAGCTCCGCTCGATCCGCATCACCCGCAACTACACCAAACACGCCGAGGGATCTGTACTGGTCGAGTTTGGCGATACCAAGGTCATCTGCACCGTCAGCGTTGAAAACGGCGTGCCGCGGTTCCTCAAGGGCCAGGGCCAGGGTTGGTTGACCGCTGAATACGGCATGCTGCCGCGCGCCACCGGCGAGCGTAACCAGCGTGAAGCCAGCCGTGGCAAGCAGGGTGGTCGTACCCTGGAAATCCAGCGCCTGATCGGTCGCTCCCTGCGCGCAGCGCTGGACATGTCTAAATTGGGCGATGTGACCCTGTACGTCGACTGCGACGTGATCCAGGCCGATGGCGGCACCCGCACCGCATCCATCACTGGTGCCATGGTGGCGCTGGTCGATGCGCTGAAAGTGATCAAGAAGCGCGGCGGCTTGAAAGGCGGTGATCCGCTCAAGCAGATGATTGCTGCCGTATCGGTGGGCATGTATCAGGGCGAGCCTGTTCTGGACCTGGACTATCTGGAAGATTCGGCGGCCGAGACTGACCTGAACGTGGTCATGACCAGCACCGGTGGTTTCATCGAAGTGCAGGGCACCGCCGAAGGCGCGCCGTTCCAGCCGGCAGAACTGAACGCTATGCTGGCCCTGGCCCAGAAAGGCATGAGCGAAATCTTCGAACTGCAGAACGCCACACTGGCTGACTGA
- a CDS encoding YicC/YloC family endoribonuclease, with protein MVHSMTAFARVEKAGAQGTLSWELRSVNSRYLEPHLRLPESFRDLEGAVREALRAGISRGKLECTLRFTEEATGKPLQVDRARAAQLVAAAETIASLIKQPAALNPLEVLAWPGVLVADATDPQALNAEALALFNQGLKELKAGREREGGELARLISERLTAIEADVVTLRELVPQMLAAQRQKVLDRFTDMKADLDPVRLEQEMVLLAQKSDVAEELDRLNTHILEVRRVLKSAGAAGRRLDFLMQELNREANTLGSKAFDPRSTQAAVNLKVLIEQMREQVQNIE; from the coding sequence ATGGTGCATAGCATGACCGCCTTCGCCCGCGTTGAAAAAGCCGGCGCCCAAGGCACCCTGAGCTGGGAATTGCGCTCGGTCAACAGCCGCTACCTGGAGCCGCACCTGCGCCTTCCCGAATCCTTTCGCGACCTTGAAGGTGCCGTGCGCGAAGCGCTGCGCGCCGGCATCTCCCGCGGCAAGCTGGAATGCACCCTGCGCTTTACCGAGGAGGCCACCGGCAAGCCGCTGCAGGTTGACCGCGCGCGCGCCGCGCAACTGGTTGCCGCCGCTGAAACCATCGCCAGCCTGATCAAGCAGCCGGCAGCACTGAACCCGTTGGAAGTCCTGGCCTGGCCTGGCGTCCTGGTGGCCGACGCCACTGACCCGCAGGCACTGAATGCCGAAGCCCTGGCCTTGTTCAACCAAGGCCTCAAGGAACTCAAGGCCGGTCGCGAGCGCGAAGGCGGCGAACTGGCCCGACTGATCAGCGAGCGCCTGACGGCCATCGAAGCCGACGTCGTGACCTTGCGCGAACTGGTACCGCAAATGCTCGCCGCCCAGCGCCAGAAAGTCCTCGATCGTTTCACCGACATGAAAGCCGACCTTGATCCGGTGCGCCTGGAGCAGGAAATGGTCCTGCTCGCGCAAAAAAGCGACGTCGCCGAAGAACTCGACCGCCTCAACACCCACATCCTGGAAGTGCGCCGCGTACTCAAATCGGCCGGTGCCGCTGGTCGGCGCCTGGACTTCCTGATGCAGGAACTCAACCGCGAAGCCAATACACTGGGCTCCAAAGCCTTCGATCCGCGCAGCACCCAGGCTGCGGTCAACCTCAAAGTGTTGATCGAGCAAATGCGCGAACAAGTACAGAATATTGAGTAA
- the gmk gene encoding guanylate kinase: MTHSTGTLYIISAPSGAGKSSLVKALTDAKPEIRVSVSHTTRAMRPGEVNGVNYHFVERSEFVKMIEHGDFLERAEVFGNLYGTSQSHLQQTLDEGHDLILEIDWQGAEQVRQLMPKARSIFILPPSLEALHQRLTNRGQDSDEIIDGRMREAVSEMSHYVDYDYLIINDDFAHALDDLKAIFRANQLQQKRQQQRFGKLLAELLG; the protein is encoded by the coding sequence ATGACCCATAGCACCGGCACCCTATACATCATTTCCGCACCCTCGGGCGCGGGCAAAAGCAGCCTGGTCAAGGCCCTGACCGACGCCAAGCCGGAGATCCGCGTATCGGTCTCCCACACTACCCGCGCCATGCGTCCCGGCGAGGTGAACGGCGTGAACTATCACTTCGTCGAGCGCAGTGAGTTCGTGAAGATGATCGAACACGGCGACTTCCTGGAGCGCGCCGAAGTGTTCGGCAACCTCTATGGCACGTCCCAGAGTCATTTGCAGCAGACCCTGGACGAAGGCCATGACCTGATCCTGGAAATCGACTGGCAGGGCGCCGAACAGGTGCGCCAATTGATGCCCAAGGCGCGCTCGATCTTCATCCTGCCGCCGTCCCTGGAAGCCTTGCACCAGCGCCTGACCAACCGCGGCCAAGACAGCGACGAAATCATCGACGGGCGCATGCGCGAAGCCGTCAGTGAAATGAGCCACTATGTGGACTACGACTACCTGATCATCAACGACGATTTTGCCCACGCCCTGGACGACCTGAAGGCGATTTTCCGCGCCAATCAGCTCCAGCAAAAGCGCCAACAACAGCGTTTTGGCAAATTGTTGGCCGAACTGCTCGGTTGA
- the rpoZ gene encoding DNA-directed RNA polymerase subunit omega, producing the protein MARVTVEDCLEHVDNRFELVMLSTKRARQLATGGKEPLVQWENDKPTVVALREIAEGLMSYEFIANAEIVEDEPLFAAFEDESNEAV; encoded by the coding sequence ATGGCCCGCGTAACCGTTGAAGACTGCCTAGAACACGTGGATAACCGCTTTGAGCTGGTCATGCTCTCTACCAAGCGTGCCCGTCAATTGGCCACTGGCGGCAAAGAGCCTCTGGTCCAGTGGGAAAACGACAAGCCTACCGTTGTAGCCTTGCGCGAAATCGCTGAAGGCCTGATGAGCTACGAGTTCATTGCCAACGCTGAGATCGTTGAAGACGAACCGCTGTTTGCAGCGTTCGAGGACGAGTCCAACGAGGCCGTCTAA